A genomic region of Anopheles coustani chromosome 3, idAnoCousDA_361_x.2, whole genome shotgun sequence contains the following coding sequences:
- the LOC131272419 gene encoding tyrosine-protein phosphatase 69D isoform X2 has protein sequence MWKKQASVCWLVSVYVLCQSVATEGNQVREEYFSRGSNGTLSCATSENQNIVWHKDGANITNPRITFQIVDSGAPVRKWSFVVPDEDKTDEANAPKLYFTLTIHNFTTTDEGNYTCYNLENGLNVSYNVRTVILPKITKTSDERIRTKTTSILELYCVIEAYPLSYFNSSIYWLKEDASGDNSQRALASNVNRRFIDERHLNTTLTLRDLTKAHNGTYSCIVPQSAQLQEDYGEVKRSMALLILDVPQVTIDYAKAVGANKIYLNWTVNDGNDPIKSYIVRYLKTGDQTQTYYREQIGANNSFYVLDGFEPGTDYKISLGASNSQGQGKFHEYSETIRTLDTDPSFTPMVEVKGSTHSTITIGWTPPPANLTDYIQYYELVVSLAGVNASIMKKEAFHPQNSRNLPYMFDNLATATEYTFRVRACSELTKICGNWSDPVNGTTSDGQASQPRNLQITCSHHNISRRNFVRVRWETPESPNGKIISYQTILSGVSHFRSEYGVMKNEIWGPKIKNILQNVLYTEYDNVPPNTNYTVNVTAHTRTKRPGVVASASCTMPATTPDHLGRMIWGKLRTEDDNWIFKLFLPRLSERNGPICCYKVYLTRIHMHHNGSLPSPENAPISSYAEVHSINNTRGGTYLAEVFASAFNYTEVFLGDGKNSPSVGLCPQCLQMRHRITYDAERSSATTVSPTTDDDTAPSDVTVLPGGRTGNEAVPLEDERKASSNHEKRDTMSSMKTIAQLETVFDGVLDPFSNYTGFVEVVVKTDTGDDGRDYVSTYSEYFQEMNAGAPPESDADRDELSFILKIVIQVLLALIVVVLVVLLVLCFLHRHFSNNIAQEGEAISLGDSLSSAKPPVLPPIAKEDVPKAYNDKHKDSDYGFQHEFELLPDKFLDRTTKNSDMKENMPKNRYPDIKAYDQTRVKLMPLNGLAGSDYINANFVIGYKERKKFICAQGPMDATINDFWRMIWEQHLEIIVMLTNLEEYNKTKCAKYWPEGTNDSIQYGELLITFHSITYYADYIVRTLKVTKRSASSGEETCREISQYHYLAWKDFMAPEHPQGITKFINRINSEYSLQRGPILVHCSAGVGRTGTFVALDTLSQQLQEEGQVSIFNTICDMRYQRNFLVQSLKQYIFLYRALAELAYFGDTEIDQKSLASTIENLKQPSSENPEISRLELQFQRLKAFQDDTRRTTTMGSSDENKAKNRSDACIPYDKNRVILAPIPGRDNCTYINASFVDGYDEENNFIVTQDPMEETIFDFWRMIFEQRVKTIVMFSEIGDGPNKCPRYWADEEMKYENLLVSYIQSESGPYYTKREFTVTNCKTNDTIHVTQFQYNGWPTVEGEVPEVTRGMIEIVNQAQKHSSQQQDIFTIAVHCSLGTDKSSLFVAMCILVMQLKTEKRVDICTVVRKLRAQRSLMIQTYAQYEFLHRAIVNFADLYKISLGIANDC, from the exons ATGTGGAAAAAGCAAGCCTCCGTGTGCTGGCTCGTTAGTGTCTACGTCCTGTGTCAGTCCGTTGCAACGGAGGGTAACCAAG TGCGGGAGGAATACTTCAGTCGCGGTAGCAACGGGACACTTTCCTGCGCTACGTCCGAAAATCAAAATATCGTATGGCACAaggatggtgcaaacattaccAATCCAAG aATTACGTTTCAGATCGTAGACAGCGGCGCGCCGGTTCGGAAATGGTCATTTGTAGTGCCCGACGAAGATAAAACCGATGAAGCAAACGCTCCGAAACTGTACTTCACTCTGACGATACACAATTTTACCACAACCGACGAAGGCAACTACACCTGCTACAATCTGGAAAATGGTCTCAACGTGTCGTACAACGTGCGCACCGTAATCCTACCAAAGATCACCAAAACAAGCGACGAAAGAATTAGAACTAAGACGACCAGCATCCTGGAGCTGTACTGCGTCATCGAGGCGTATCCACTATCGTACTTTAACAGTTCCATCTACTGGCTCAAAGAGGATGCTTCGGGCGATAACAGTCAGCGAGCGTTGGCCAGCAACGTTAACAGGCGCTTCATCGACGAGCGTCATCTCAACACCACACTCACGCTTCGCGATCTCACCAAGGCGCACAATGGGACGTACTCGTGCATCGTGCCGCAATCGGCACAGCTGCAGGAGGACTACGGTGAAGTAAAGCGATCGATGGCCCTGCTGATTCTCGACGTGCCCCAAGTGACGATCGACTACGCGAAGGCGGTCGGCGCCAACAAGATCTATCTCAATTGGACCGTGAACGACGGGAACGATCCGATCAAAAGCTATATCGTGCGATATCTGAAAACGGGTGATCAAACGCAGACGTACTACCGTGAGCAAATCGGTGCGAATAATTCGTTCTACGTTCTGGACGGATTCGAGCCCGGAACGGACTACAAGATCAGTTTGGGTGCCTCGAACAGCCAGGGCCAGGGAAAGTTTCATGAGTACAGCGAAACAATTCGGACGCTCGACACCGATCCGAGCTTCACTCCGATGGTGGAGGTCAAAGGGAGTACGCACTCGACGATCACAATCGGATGGACACCGCCACCGGCCAACCTCACCGATTACATCCAATACTACGAACTGGTCGTTTCGCTAGCCGGCGTCAATGCGTCCATCATGAAGAAGGAAGCGTTTCATCCGCAAAACAGTCGGAACCTTCCGTACATGTTCGACAACCTGGCGACGGCCACGGAGTACACCTTCCGTGTGCGAGCCTGCAGTGAGCTGACGAAAATTTGCGGCAATTGGTCGGATCCGGTCAACGGCACGACCAGTGATGGGCAAGCATCGCAACCGCGCAACCTACAGATCACCTGCTCACACCACAACATCTCGCGGCGCAATTTCGTGCGTGTCCGCTGGGAAACGCCCGAGTCGCCGAACGGTAAGATCATATCGTACCAAACGATCCTCAGCGGAGTATCCCACTTTCGCTCGGAGTACGGTGTAATGAAGAACGAAATCTGGGGTCCAAAGATCAAGAACATTCTGCAGAACGTGCTCTACACCGAGTACGACAATGTGCCGCCGAACACAAACTATACGGTCAACGTGACGGCGCATACTCGAACGAAGCGACCCGGTGTGGTGGCGTCGGCCAGCTGCACCATGCCGGCAACCACTCCCGACCATCTGGGGCGCATGATCTGGGGTAAACTGCGCACGGAGGATGACAATTGGATCTTCAAGCTGTTCCTTCCGCGGCTCTCGGAGCGAAACGGTCCAATCTGTTGCTACAAAGTGTACCTAACGCGCATTCACATGCACCATAATGGATCACTGCCAAGCCCGGAGAATGCACCGATCAGTAGCTACGCCGAGGTACACTCGATCAATAATACGCGCGGTGGCACGTACCTAGCGGAGGTGTTTGCTAGTGCATTCAACTACACGGAGGTGTTTCTAGGCGACGGAAAGAATTCTCCCTCCGTCGGACTATGTCCGCAATGTTTACAGATGCGGCATCGTATCACTTACGATGCAGAACGATCATCTGCAACGACGG TTTCTCCTACCACTGATGATGATACTGCTCCGTCCGATGTCACTGTTCTGCCTGGCGGTAGAACTGGCAATGAAGCCGTTCCACTTGAGGATGAACGAAAGGCATCATCGAATCACGAGAAGCGTGATACAATGAGCAGCATGAAAACAATCGCACAGCTGGAAACAGTCTTTGACGGAGTTCTCGATCCATTCAGCAACTATACCGGATTCGTGGAAGTTGTTG TTAAAACGGACACCGGTGACGATGGTCGGGACTATGTGTCGACCTACAGCGAATACTTCCAGGAGATGAACGCTGGAGCACCACCGGAGAGTGATGCCGACAGGGACGAGCTCTCTTTTATACTGAAAATCGTTATTCAGGTATTGCTCGCCTTGatcgtggtggtgctggtcgtGCTGCTGGTGCTTTGCTTCCTGCATAGACACTTTAGCAACAACATTGCCCAAGAAGGGGAAGCCATCAGCCTGGGCGATTCATTGAG CAGTGCGAAACCACCGGTTCTGCCACCGATCGCGAAAGAGGACGTACCGAAGGCGTACAATGACAAGCACAAGGACTCGGACTACGGCTTCCAGCACGAGTTTGAGCTGCTGCCGGATAAGTTCCTCGATCGTACGACGAAAAACTCCGACATGAAGGAGAACATGCCGAAAAACCGCTACCCGGACATCAAGGCGTACGATCAGACGCGCGTCAAGCTGATGCCACTGAATGGGCTGGCCGGGTCGGACTACATCAATGCGAACTTCGTCATCGGCTACAAGGAGCGGAAGAAGTTCATCTGTGCCCAGGGACCGATGGACGCGACGATCAACGACTTTTGGCGCATGATCTGGGAGCAGCACCTGGAGATTATCGTGATGCTGACGAATCTGGAGGAGTACAACAAGACAAAGTGCGCCAAATATTGGCCGGAGGGTACGAACGACTCGATACAGTACGGCGAGCTGCTGATCACGTTCCATTCGATCACTTACTATGCGGATTACATCGTACGCACGCTGAAG GTTACCAAACGTTCAGCTAGCTCCGGCGAGGAAACATGTCGTGAGATAAGTCAGTATCATTATTTGGCCTGGAAAGACTTTATGGCTCCTGAGCATCCGCAAGGCATCACGAAGTTCATCAATCGTATCAACTCGGAGTATTCGCTGCAGCGCGGGCCGATCCTCGTCCACTGCAGTGCTGGCGTTGGGCGAACGGGTACCTTCGTGGCGCTGGACACCCTCTCACAGCAGCTACAAGAGGAGGGTCAAGTGTCCATCTTCAACACCATTTGTGATATGCGCTATCAAAGAAATTTTCTCGTACAGTCACTG AAACAATACATCTTTTTGTACCGAGCTCTGGCCGAGTTGGCGTACTTCGGAGACACGGAGATCGATCAGAAATCGTTGGCCAGTACCATCGAAAATCTGAAGCAACCATCGTCGGAGAATCCCGAAATATCTCGACTTGAACTGCAATTCCAA CGCCTTAAGGCATTCCAAGATGACACGCGGCGAACCACGACGATGGGCTCGAGCGATGAGAACAAGGCAAAGAACCGATCCGATGCGTGCATTCCGTACGACAAAAATCGCGTCATTCTAGCACCGATTCCGGGCCGGGACAATTGCACCTACATCAACGCGTCGTTCGTCGATGGGTACGATGAGGAGAACAATTTCATCGTCACGCAGGACCCGATGGAGGAGACGATCTTTGACTTCTGGCGCATGATATTCGAACAGCGTGTCAAAACGATCGTTATGTTTTCCGAG ATTGGTGATGGGCCCAATAAGTGCCCCCGCTATTGGGCCGACGAGGAGATGAAGTACGAAAATCTGCTCGTTTCGTACATCCAAAGCGAAAGCGGGCCATACTACACGAAGCGCGAGTTCACCGTTACTAACTGCAAGACGAACGACACCATCCATGTAACGCAGTTCCAGTACAACGGTTGGCCCACGGTGGAAGGTGAGGTACCGGAGGTGACGCGTGGCATGATCGAGATCGTCAACCAGGCGCAAAAGCATAGCTCCCAGCAGCAGGATATCTTCACGATTGCCGTTCACTGCAG tCTCGGGACGGACAAAAGTTCCCTTTTCGTTGCCATGTGTATATTAGTGATGCAGCTGAAGACGGAAAAACGCGTCGACATTTGCACGGTCGTGCGGAAACTTCGCGCACAACGTAGTCTAATGATACAGACATAT GCACAATATGAGTTCTTACATAGGGCCATTGTAAATTTTGCCGATCTGTATAAAATATCGCTAGGCATCGCAAACGATTGTTGA
- the LOC131272419 gene encoding tyrosine-protein phosphatase 69D isoform X1, whose protein sequence is MWKKQASVCWLVSVYVLCQSVATEGNQVREEYFSRGSNGTLSCATSENQNIVWHKDGANITNPRITFQIVDSGAPVRKWSFVVPDEDKTDEANAPKLYFTLTIHNFTTTDEGNYTCYNLENGLNVSYNVRTVILPKITKTSDERIRTKTTSILELYCVIEAYPLSYFNSSIYWLKEDASGDNSQRALASNVNRRFIDERHLNTTLTLRDLTKAHNGTYSCIVPQSAQLQEDYGEVKRSMALLILDVPQVTIDYAKAVGANKIYLNWTVNDGNDPIKSYIVRYLKTGDQTQTYYREQIGANNSFYVLDGFEPGTDYKISLGASNSQGQGKFHEYSETIRTLDTDPSFTPMVEVKGSTHSTITIGWTPPPANLTDYIQYYELVVSLAGVNASIMKKEAFHPQNSRNLPYMFDNLATATEYTFRVRACSELTKICGNWSDPVNGTTSDGQASQPRNLQITCSHHNISRRNFVRVRWETPESPNGKIISYQTILSGVSHFRSEYGVMKNEIWGPKIKNILQNVLYTEYDNVPPNTNYTVNVTAHTRTKRPGVVASASCTMPATTPDHLGRMIWGKLRTEDDNWIFKLFLPRLSERNGPICCYKVYLTRIHMHHNGSLPSPENAPISSYAEVHSINNTRGGTYLAEVFASAFNYTEVFLGDGKNSPSVGLCPQCLQMRHRITYDAERSSATTVSPTTDDDTAPSDVTVLPGGRTGNEAVPLEDERKASSNHEKRDTMSSMKTIAQLETVFDGVLDPFSNYTGFVEVVVKTDTGDDGRDYVSTYSEYFQEMNAGAPPESDADRDELSFILKIVIQVLLALIVVVLVVLLVLCFLHRHFSNNIAQEGEAISLGDSLRRALCNGGRGVNAHHRHLLGSSSAKPPVLPPIAKEDVPKAYNDKHKDSDYGFQHEFELLPDKFLDRTTKNSDMKENMPKNRYPDIKAYDQTRVKLMPLNGLAGSDYINANFVIGYKERKKFICAQGPMDATINDFWRMIWEQHLEIIVMLTNLEEYNKTKCAKYWPEGTNDSIQYGELLITFHSITYYADYIVRTLKVTKRSASSGEETCREISQYHYLAWKDFMAPEHPQGITKFINRINSEYSLQRGPILVHCSAGVGRTGTFVALDTLSQQLQEEGQVSIFNTICDMRYQRNFLVQSLKQYIFLYRALAELAYFGDTEIDQKSLASTIENLKQPSSENPEISRLELQFQRLKAFQDDTRRTTTMGSSDENKAKNRSDACIPYDKNRVILAPIPGRDNCTYINASFVDGYDEENNFIVTQDPMEETIFDFWRMIFEQRVKTIVMFSEIGDGPNKCPRYWADEEMKYENLLVSYIQSESGPYYTKREFTVTNCKTNDTIHVTQFQYNGWPTVEGEVPEVTRGMIEIVNQAQKHSSQQQDIFTIAVHCSLGTDKSSLFVAMCILVMQLKTEKRVDICTVVRKLRAQRSLMIQTYAQYEFLHRAIVNFADLYKISLGIANDC, encoded by the exons ATGTGGAAAAAGCAAGCCTCCGTGTGCTGGCTCGTTAGTGTCTACGTCCTGTGTCAGTCCGTTGCAACGGAGGGTAACCAAG TGCGGGAGGAATACTTCAGTCGCGGTAGCAACGGGACACTTTCCTGCGCTACGTCCGAAAATCAAAATATCGTATGGCACAaggatggtgcaaacattaccAATCCAAG aATTACGTTTCAGATCGTAGACAGCGGCGCGCCGGTTCGGAAATGGTCATTTGTAGTGCCCGACGAAGATAAAACCGATGAAGCAAACGCTCCGAAACTGTACTTCACTCTGACGATACACAATTTTACCACAACCGACGAAGGCAACTACACCTGCTACAATCTGGAAAATGGTCTCAACGTGTCGTACAACGTGCGCACCGTAATCCTACCAAAGATCACCAAAACAAGCGACGAAAGAATTAGAACTAAGACGACCAGCATCCTGGAGCTGTACTGCGTCATCGAGGCGTATCCACTATCGTACTTTAACAGTTCCATCTACTGGCTCAAAGAGGATGCTTCGGGCGATAACAGTCAGCGAGCGTTGGCCAGCAACGTTAACAGGCGCTTCATCGACGAGCGTCATCTCAACACCACACTCACGCTTCGCGATCTCACCAAGGCGCACAATGGGACGTACTCGTGCATCGTGCCGCAATCGGCACAGCTGCAGGAGGACTACGGTGAAGTAAAGCGATCGATGGCCCTGCTGATTCTCGACGTGCCCCAAGTGACGATCGACTACGCGAAGGCGGTCGGCGCCAACAAGATCTATCTCAATTGGACCGTGAACGACGGGAACGATCCGATCAAAAGCTATATCGTGCGATATCTGAAAACGGGTGATCAAACGCAGACGTACTACCGTGAGCAAATCGGTGCGAATAATTCGTTCTACGTTCTGGACGGATTCGAGCCCGGAACGGACTACAAGATCAGTTTGGGTGCCTCGAACAGCCAGGGCCAGGGAAAGTTTCATGAGTACAGCGAAACAATTCGGACGCTCGACACCGATCCGAGCTTCACTCCGATGGTGGAGGTCAAAGGGAGTACGCACTCGACGATCACAATCGGATGGACACCGCCACCGGCCAACCTCACCGATTACATCCAATACTACGAACTGGTCGTTTCGCTAGCCGGCGTCAATGCGTCCATCATGAAGAAGGAAGCGTTTCATCCGCAAAACAGTCGGAACCTTCCGTACATGTTCGACAACCTGGCGACGGCCACGGAGTACACCTTCCGTGTGCGAGCCTGCAGTGAGCTGACGAAAATTTGCGGCAATTGGTCGGATCCGGTCAACGGCACGACCAGTGATGGGCAAGCATCGCAACCGCGCAACCTACAGATCACCTGCTCACACCACAACATCTCGCGGCGCAATTTCGTGCGTGTCCGCTGGGAAACGCCCGAGTCGCCGAACGGTAAGATCATATCGTACCAAACGATCCTCAGCGGAGTATCCCACTTTCGCTCGGAGTACGGTGTAATGAAGAACGAAATCTGGGGTCCAAAGATCAAGAACATTCTGCAGAACGTGCTCTACACCGAGTACGACAATGTGCCGCCGAACACAAACTATACGGTCAACGTGACGGCGCATACTCGAACGAAGCGACCCGGTGTGGTGGCGTCGGCCAGCTGCACCATGCCGGCAACCACTCCCGACCATCTGGGGCGCATGATCTGGGGTAAACTGCGCACGGAGGATGACAATTGGATCTTCAAGCTGTTCCTTCCGCGGCTCTCGGAGCGAAACGGTCCAATCTGTTGCTACAAAGTGTACCTAACGCGCATTCACATGCACCATAATGGATCACTGCCAAGCCCGGAGAATGCACCGATCAGTAGCTACGCCGAGGTACACTCGATCAATAATACGCGCGGTGGCACGTACCTAGCGGAGGTGTTTGCTAGTGCATTCAACTACACGGAGGTGTTTCTAGGCGACGGAAAGAATTCTCCCTCCGTCGGACTATGTCCGCAATGTTTACAGATGCGGCATCGTATCACTTACGATGCAGAACGATCATCTGCAACGACGG TTTCTCCTACCACTGATGATGATACTGCTCCGTCCGATGTCACTGTTCTGCCTGGCGGTAGAACTGGCAATGAAGCCGTTCCACTTGAGGATGAACGAAAGGCATCATCGAATCACGAGAAGCGTGATACAATGAGCAGCATGAAAACAATCGCACAGCTGGAAACAGTCTTTGACGGAGTTCTCGATCCATTCAGCAACTATACCGGATTCGTGGAAGTTGTTG TTAAAACGGACACCGGTGACGATGGTCGGGACTATGTGTCGACCTACAGCGAATACTTCCAGGAGATGAACGCTGGAGCACCACCGGAGAGTGATGCCGACAGGGACGAGCTCTCTTTTATACTGAAAATCGTTATTCAGGTATTGCTCGCCTTGatcgtggtggtgctggtcgtGCTGCTGGTGCTTTGCTTCCTGCATAGACACTTTAGCAACAACATTGCCCAAGAAGGGGAAGCCATCAGCCTGGGCGATTCATTGAG ACGCGCCCTGTGCAATGGTGGCCGCGGTGTTAATGCTCATCATCGTCATTTGCTCGGTTCCAGCAGTGCGAAACCACCGGTTCTGCCACCGATCGCGAAAGAGGACGTACCGAAGGCGTACAATGACAAGCACAAGGACTCGGACTACGGCTTCCAGCACGAGTTTGAGCTGCTGCCGGATAAGTTCCTCGATCGTACGACGAAAAACTCCGACATGAAGGAGAACATGCCGAAAAACCGCTACCCGGACATCAAGGCGTACGATCAGACGCGCGTCAAGCTGATGCCACTGAATGGGCTGGCCGGGTCGGACTACATCAATGCGAACTTCGTCATCGGCTACAAGGAGCGGAAGAAGTTCATCTGTGCCCAGGGACCGATGGACGCGACGATCAACGACTTTTGGCGCATGATCTGGGAGCAGCACCTGGAGATTATCGTGATGCTGACGAATCTGGAGGAGTACAACAAGACAAAGTGCGCCAAATATTGGCCGGAGGGTACGAACGACTCGATACAGTACGGCGAGCTGCTGATCACGTTCCATTCGATCACTTACTATGCGGATTACATCGTACGCACGCTGAAG GTTACCAAACGTTCAGCTAGCTCCGGCGAGGAAACATGTCGTGAGATAAGTCAGTATCATTATTTGGCCTGGAAAGACTTTATGGCTCCTGAGCATCCGCAAGGCATCACGAAGTTCATCAATCGTATCAACTCGGAGTATTCGCTGCAGCGCGGGCCGATCCTCGTCCACTGCAGTGCTGGCGTTGGGCGAACGGGTACCTTCGTGGCGCTGGACACCCTCTCACAGCAGCTACAAGAGGAGGGTCAAGTGTCCATCTTCAACACCATTTGTGATATGCGCTATCAAAGAAATTTTCTCGTACAGTCACTG AAACAATACATCTTTTTGTACCGAGCTCTGGCCGAGTTGGCGTACTTCGGAGACACGGAGATCGATCAGAAATCGTTGGCCAGTACCATCGAAAATCTGAAGCAACCATCGTCGGAGAATCCCGAAATATCTCGACTTGAACTGCAATTCCAA CGCCTTAAGGCATTCCAAGATGACACGCGGCGAACCACGACGATGGGCTCGAGCGATGAGAACAAGGCAAAGAACCGATCCGATGCGTGCATTCCGTACGACAAAAATCGCGTCATTCTAGCACCGATTCCGGGCCGGGACAATTGCACCTACATCAACGCGTCGTTCGTCGATGGGTACGATGAGGAGAACAATTTCATCGTCACGCAGGACCCGATGGAGGAGACGATCTTTGACTTCTGGCGCATGATATTCGAACAGCGTGTCAAAACGATCGTTATGTTTTCCGAG ATTGGTGATGGGCCCAATAAGTGCCCCCGCTATTGGGCCGACGAGGAGATGAAGTACGAAAATCTGCTCGTTTCGTACATCCAAAGCGAAAGCGGGCCATACTACACGAAGCGCGAGTTCACCGTTACTAACTGCAAGACGAACGACACCATCCATGTAACGCAGTTCCAGTACAACGGTTGGCCCACGGTGGAAGGTGAGGTACCGGAGGTGACGCGTGGCATGATCGAGATCGTCAACCAGGCGCAAAAGCATAGCTCCCAGCAGCAGGATATCTTCACGATTGCCGTTCACTGCAG tCTCGGGACGGACAAAAGTTCCCTTTTCGTTGCCATGTGTATATTAGTGATGCAGCTGAAGACGGAAAAACGCGTCGACATTTGCACGGTCGTGCGGAAACTTCGCGCACAACGTAGTCTAATGATACAGACATAT GCACAATATGAGTTCTTACATAGGGCCATTGTAAATTTTGCCGATCTGTATAAAATATCGCTAGGCATCGCAAACGATTGTTGA